From a region of the Thermus caldilimi genome:
- a CDS encoding LutC/YkgG family protein, whose amino-acid sequence MDAKSRILSRIRHALKDRPKALLPEHPHPAFSQDTMELFLKRLAENGAEGHLVDKEGARKLLADLAQGLPGAAYGKGVPDALRLLPELPPEEAPLGVSRALFAVAETGTVALSSEDGRRTQLLPPVHLVLVEEKRVYPSLLEAFLDLKSLPSAIGLHSGPSKSADIGQVMVKGVHGPGRLVVAVLQGTW is encoded by the coding sequence ATGGACGCCAAATCCCGCATCCTAAGCCGCATACGGCATGCCCTCAAGGACAGGCCCAAGGCCCTTCTCCCCGAACACCCCCACCCCGCCTTTTCCCAAGATACCATGGAGCTTTTCCTAAAACGCCTGGCGGAAAACGGGGCCGAAGGCCACCTCGTGGATAAGGAAGGGGCCAGGAAGCTCCTTGCCGACCTGGCCCAGGGGCTTCCTGGGGCCGCTTACGGCAAAGGAGTGCCCGACGCCCTCCGCCTCCTGCCGGAGCTCCCTCCCGAAGAGGCCCCCCTAGGGGTTTCCCGAGCCCTCTTCGCCGTGGCGGAAACGGGGACGGTGGCCCTCTCCTCGGAGGACGGGAGGAGGACCCAGCTCTTACCCCCCGTTCACCTGGTCCTGGTGGAGGAAAAAAGGGTCTACCCCAGTCTCCTCGAGGCCTTCTTAGACCTGAAATCCCTTCCCAGCGCCATAGGCCTTCACTCGGGCCCCTCCAAAAGCGCCGACATCGGCCAGGTGATGGTCAAAGGGGTACACGGCCCCGGCCGGTTGGTGGTGGCTGTGCTTCAGGGCACCTGGTAG
- a CDS encoding N-acetylmuramoyl-L-alanine amidase — MRVFLLVGVWLWSLALAFPRIGVHEGFTRLVFDLPSKEVQHTLSQENGLLVLILKGVKAAPLDQVVNSSEVASVQTVPEEGQVRVLVRLKGAVEATVRRYSDPERLVVDLSLKKEASTPAKPAQANVDPPRSRPPKPPKPVVLLDPGHGGVDPGMVGYVVEKEVVLDVALRLKRLLEKEGIEVRLTRDRDMHLSPDKREDLSRRAALADSSQVNLFISIHVNATPTRTAQGLEVFYFGQAQSSGVLAQVIRENGGGELGQRLTQEARTVAERILFDIVAQANQRYSQRLAETLGRKLSQATGSPFRGSFPGDFFVLRYAKVPAVLVEIGFGDHPVEGRRLADPAYREKVAQGLLSGILTFLANGAYAR; from the coding sequence ATGCGGGTATTTCTTTTGGTTGGCGTCTGGCTATGGAGCCTGGCTTTAGCTTTTCCCCGCATAGGGGTGCACGAGGGCTTCACCCGCTTGGTCTTTGATCTGCCCTCTAAAGAGGTACAGCACACGCTTTCCCAGGAGAATGGCCTGCTGGTCCTGATCCTGAAGGGGGTAAAGGCAGCTCCCTTGGATCAGGTGGTGAACTCTTCCGAGGTGGCCTCGGTGCAGACGGTGCCCGAGGAGGGGCAGGTACGGGTTTTGGTGCGCTTGAAGGGGGCAGTGGAGGCCACGGTGCGCCGCTATTCCGACCCGGAGCGGTTGGTGGTGGACCTGAGCTTGAAAAAGGAGGCCTCCACCCCGGCCAAGCCGGCCCAGGCAAACGTGGACCCACCCCGCAGCCGTCCGCCCAAGCCTCCCAAGCCCGTGGTTCTCCTGGACCCCGGCCACGGGGGGGTGGACCCGGGGATGGTGGGGTACGTGGTGGAAAAGGAGGTGGTCCTGGACGTGGCCCTGCGCCTTAAGCGCCTTCTGGAGAAGGAGGGGATAGAGGTGCGCCTTACCCGGGACCGGGACATGCACCTCTCCCCCGATAAGCGGGAGGATCTCTCCCGAAGGGCGGCCTTGGCCGATAGCTCTCAGGTGAACCTTTTTATCTCCATTCACGTGAACGCTACCCCCACCCGCACTGCCCAGGGCCTCGAGGTCTTCTACTTCGGCCAGGCCCAGAGCTCAGGGGTTCTGGCCCAGGTGATCCGGGAAAACGGCGGGGGGGAGCTGGGGCAACGCCTTACCCAGGAGGCCCGTACTGTGGCGGAGAGGATCCTCTTTGACATCGTGGCCCAGGCCAACCAGCGCTATAGCCAGCGCCTGGCGGAGACCCTGGGGAGGAAGCTTTCCCAGGCCACGGGAAGCCCCTTCCGTGGGAGTTTCCCCGGCGATTTCTTCGTGCTCCGCTACGCCAAGGTGCCCGCGGTCTTGGTGGAGATCGGCTTCGGGGACCACCCGGTGGAGGGAAGGCGGCTGGCCGACCCCGCTTACCGGGAAAAGGTAGCCCAGGGGCTTCTTTCGGGCATCCTCACCTTTTTGGCCAACGGGGCCTATGCCCGCTGA
- a CDS encoding serine/threonine-protein kinase codes for MEAVSLAGKVLLNRYRVVRPLGQGALATVYLAFDRFGTPYALKVFPMGSEARRNREFWVGRQLSHPNLNPVLESLDLEEGPALLLAYAPGEEMGRWILRRPERPRALYVFRQLLLALAHMHGKGLVHRDVKPENIIVAGTDEAKLVDFDLSGPALEAFKKPLRVGTLPYLAPEQVLGQSPGPEADVYAAGIILYWILSGEHPFVGGPEEVLLGHLQEPVPPVPGLAPPQRAYLERLLAKSPKERFPSAREALEGFPFP; via the coding sequence GTGGAGGCGGTGAGCCTGGCGGGGAAGGTTCTTCTGAACCGATACCGGGTGGTGCGCCCCTTGGGCCAGGGCGCCTTGGCCACCGTCTACCTGGCCTTCGACCGCTTCGGCACCCCTTACGCCCTCAAGGTCTTCCCCATGGGGTCCGAGGCCAGGCGGAACCGGGAGTTCTGGGTGGGTAGGCAGCTTTCCCACCCCAACCTGAACCCGGTTCTGGAGAGCCTGGACCTCGAGGAAGGCCCCGCCCTCCTCCTGGCCTACGCCCCTGGGGAGGAGATGGGGCGCTGGATCCTGCGCCGCCCCGAGCGCCCTAGGGCCCTCTACGTCTTCCGCCAGCTCCTCCTGGCCCTGGCCCACATGCACGGCAAGGGCCTGGTGCACCGGGACGTGAAGCCGGAGAACATCATCGTGGCAGGGACGGACGAGGCCAAGCTGGTGGACTTTGACCTCTCGGGGCCGGCCCTGGAGGCCTTCAAGAAACCCTTAAGAGTGGGTACCCTTCCCTACCTGGCCCCCGAACAGGTCCTGGGGCAAAGCCCGGGCCCCGAGGCGGATGTTTACGCCGCAGGCATCATCCTCTACTGGATCCTCTCCGGGGAACACCCCTTTGTGGGTGGGCCGGAGGAGGTCCTCCTCGGCCACCTCCAGGAACCCGTTCCCCCTGTCCCCGGCCTAGCCCCTCCGCAGCGGGCCTATCTGGAGCGCCTCCTGGCCAAATCCCCCAAGGAACGCTTCCCCTCGGCAAGGGAGGCCCTCGAGGGGTTTCCCTTCCCCTGA
- a CDS encoding LutB/LldF family L-lactate oxidation iron-sulfur protein: protein MRVKAKLYPKEAARLLREQPGVREAVTGATLHFEANRKRAYQEIDAEAWRERARRVKDHLLTHLDHYLELAEKRLQEKGVQVHWAEDPEEAHRILREIVARHGVKRAVKAKSMLTEELGVNPLLESLGVEVYETDLGEYLIQLLGEPPSHIVGPAIHLALSDIQRLFHQRFGTPLDASPEALAAVARKVLREAFLTADLGISGANFLVAETGTLALMENEGNIRLSTSLPRVHVAFVGIEKLLPRFADLALFLPLTARAATGQRLSTYVSLIQGPAKEGEEGPQEVHVVLVDHGRTALLHDPEAWEVLRCLRCGACLNACPVYRQTGGHPYGYVYSGPIGAVLDPGLLGLEDTYPLPYASTLCGACYEACPVKIPIPKLLLAWRNRAVERGLAPTWEKGAMQAFAKVMQSPSLYRLLSKALRGFPLPQDLLPLLKAWTEGRGPLQPSPKPFHQLWQELKE from the coding sequence ATGCGGGTTAAGGCCAAGCTCTATCCCAAGGAAGCCGCCAGGCTCTTAAGGGAACAACCTGGGGTGCGGGAGGCGGTCACCGGAGCCACCTTGCACTTTGAGGCCAACCGCAAGAGAGCCTACCAGGAGATCGACGCCGAGGCCTGGCGGGAAAGGGCCAGGAGGGTCAAGGACCACCTCCTCACCCACCTGGACCATTACCTGGAGCTGGCGGAAAAGAGGCTTCAGGAAAAGGGCGTCCAGGTGCACTGGGCGGAAGATCCCGAGGAAGCCCACCGCATCCTGAGGGAGATCGTGGCCCGCCACGGGGTGAAGCGGGCGGTGAAGGCCAAGAGCATGCTCACCGAGGAGCTTGGGGTCAATCCCCTCCTGGAGTCCCTGGGGGTGGAGGTGTACGAAACCGACCTCGGGGAATATTTGATCCAGCTCCTGGGGGAACCCCCAAGCCACATCGTAGGCCCAGCCATCCACCTGGCCCTTTCCGATATCCAAAGGCTTTTCCACCAGCGCTTCGGCACCCCCCTGGACGCCTCCCCCGAGGCCCTGGCCGCCGTGGCTAGGAAGGTCTTGCGGGAAGCCTTCCTCACCGCCGACTTGGGCATCAGCGGGGCCAACTTCCTGGTGGCGGAAACCGGCACCCTGGCCCTCATGGAGAACGAAGGGAACATCCGCCTTTCCACCAGCCTCCCCAGGGTGCACGTGGCCTTCGTGGGAATCGAAAAGCTCCTCCCCCGCTTCGCCGACCTGGCCCTCTTCCTTCCCCTCACCGCCCGGGCGGCCACGGGGCAGCGGCTTTCCACCTATGTCTCCCTCATCCAAGGGCCGGCGAAGGAGGGAGAGGAGGGGCCTCAGGAGGTCCACGTGGTCCTGGTGGACCACGGCCGCACCGCCCTTCTCCACGACCCCGAGGCCTGGGAGGTCCTAAGGTGCCTCCGCTGTGGGGCCTGCCTCAACGCCTGCCCCGTCTACCGCCAGACCGGAGGCCACCCTTACGGCTACGTCTACTCGGGGCCCATCGGGGCGGTTTTGGACCCCGGGCTTCTGGGCCTCGAGGACACCTACCCCCTTCCCTACGCCTCCACCCTCTGCGGAGCCTGCTACGAAGCCTGTCCGGTGAAGATCCCCATCCCTAAGCTCCTCCTCGCCTGGCGAAACCGGGCGGTGGAACGGGGCCTCGCCCCCACCTGGGAAAAAGGTGCTATGCAGGCCTTTGCCAAGGTGATGCAAAGCCCAAGCCTGTACCGGCTCCTCTCCAAGGCCCTAAGGGGCTTCCCCCTGCCCCAAGACCTCCTTCCCCTTCTTAAGGCCTGGACCGAGGGACGGGGCCCCTTACAGCCCAGCCCTAAGCCCTTCCACCAGCTTTGGCAGGAACTCAAGGAGTAA
- a CDS encoding patatin-like phospholipase family protein, whose translation MRGLALSGGGARGLAHIGALEVFLEAGLDFQVVAGTSMGAIVGALFAAGKTPEEMLALARRTPWLGLLGFSPREGIFSRRKLRDFLAEHLPPSFDGLKKPLAVTAVDVVSGRLLFLTHGDLPSAVLASAAYPGLLAPVEREGKLLFDGGVLDNLPVDAARLLGATEVWAVDVTPEREVAGAPRGLLALARRAVDLMQLHLTSVRLALYAPEVYVRPNLAGVGIEDFRRLEEIVEAGRKAARQAITGRVGGV comes from the coding sequence GTGCGTGGCTTGGCGCTTTCCGGTGGGGGGGCCAGGGGGCTGGCCCACATTGGGGCCCTCGAGGTCTTCCTGGAGGCAGGGCTGGATTTCCAGGTGGTGGCGGGGACCAGCATGGGGGCCATCGTGGGAGCGCTTTTCGCCGCGGGCAAAACCCCGGAGGAGATGCTGGCCTTAGCCCGGCGTACTCCTTGGCTTGGCCTTTTGGGTTTCTCCCCCCGGGAGGGGATCTTTTCCCGGCGCAAGCTTCGGGACTTCCTGGCCGAGCACCTTCCCCCAAGCTTTGACGGGCTGAAAAAGCCCCTGGCGGTCACCGCCGTGGACGTGGTTTCCGGGAGGCTTCTCTTTCTTACCCATGGGGATCTGCCCAGCGCCGTCCTGGCTTCCGCCGCTTACCCGGGGCTTCTTGCCCCGGTGGAGCGGGAGGGAAAACTCCTCTTTGATGGGGGGGTCTTGGACAACCTGCCGGTGGATGCCGCCCGTCTTTTGGGGGCCACGGAGGTCTGGGCCGTGGATGTAACGCCGGAGCGGGAGGTGGCAGGGGCTCCCAGGGGCCTTCTGGCCCTGGCCCGGCGGGCGGTGGACCTCATGCAGCTCCACCTGACCTCGGTCCGCCTCGCCCTGTATGCCCCTGAGGTGTACGTGAGGCCCAATCTGGCTGGGGTGGGCATAGAGGACTTCCGCCGGCTGGAGGAGATTGTGGAAGCAGGGCGCAAGGCGGCAAGGCAAGCGATAACGGGTAGAGTAGGAGGAGTATGA
- a CDS encoding glutamate synthase-related protein, translating to MTWKEAYPDIPLGQDACGIIAMAEKSGKPSHRIVRRTLESLYRMAHRAGAIRGEGDGTGIQTDIPRELWARFLEEAGLDPELAFNPRFFVGHFFLPKTEAGRLEEFQELLRREGQPLGVRPVHFRLGEVVSEVLGPVGRRTEPLFVQVAGLSPDGDAPLWELGLRLEASFPVHVVSLSTYSVVYKVRGAAELLKRYYPELSRPEFKSAIALGHNRYSTNTLSTFEQVQPFGLLGHNGEINTIERLRRELDYLGIPRTGGSDSQDLNRMLEGLIYRYGLSLPEAMDLVFPPVLGEVKGLAPELQDLYLALRQRFGPLAQGPAAIVSRHRDEAVFATDAMGLRPLWQFETPYEIVFSSERGVFNAEEFVAEPKPLAPGEKVYLRLTPEGPKVYPFDRHQRLVLERIAARTPVAGYRVHLAGPIRQAPPPVAGGSGVEVEEKPAPPPLGLERAFGWDRWDGAYLEALAKTGNEPIGSLGYDGPLAALNPEKPNLSEFFKETVAVVTNPAIDREREIEHFSTRTLLGRRPLPDGRGGGRVEELLLPIVLEEDQGLAEAFGTLTLAEVKERFQTHTLVPQFTVEEGLLLGLRRLEEEAVRAVEAGAEVLILSDREAFQGGVWIDIGLAVAAVNRALMKRDAEGIALRRRTSLLVHSGGVRNLHDVAFLLGLGAEAVAPWLLEDKARALEGRKGVANVLEALRKGLEKVISTMGIHELRGYGKIFSALGLKPELADYFGTRNFLGSETGGYGFLELERTLLEREGLFRAEKVMPAKDFRFNPRIYKAAQEVASGQAPYSHFQEKVRSLERESPVAARQLLEVRFPERSEVSPEEVDLSVGGHSLPFLISAMSFGSQGEASFRAYVEAAKRLNMLCINGEGGEIPDMLGRYTHWRGQQVASGRFGVHAYMLNSATVIEIKIGQGAKPGEGGHLPGKKVSPKVAAARNAVPGVDLISPSNNHDLYSIEDLAQLIEELKTVNPKALVSVKVPVIPGIGTIAVGIAKAGADVITLSGFEGGTGAARLHALKYAGLPVEIGVRRAHRALVRAGLRDRVEIWADGGLKTAYDVLRMVLLGADRVGMATMAMVAIGCTICRGCQLDTCHVGITTQIETVEEALAHGLKRFVPQDLDRAVEHLTRFFEAKGEALRELVAALGARSLKELRGRVDLLYQRDHLEELDLSYFFLPVEEPEWLKDTSAHVLRKPLNQLTRTVTEVVMGAYGEGSRKLVFQEGPVNSTDRALGAHLAGEIARRRLYGKGFDAEVELRFDAGSVAGNGLAAFNLEGMKVVVEGGAQDGVAKSAFGGTVAILKGRNPYGAYVDGSVGKSFAYGAIGGLLIVEGVADSRFCIRLSGADVVLGGEPERPLRDELGNLAARAQAKGFAFEYMTRGRALVLGDPGPWICSGMTGGRVYLRHWPEMGLTEEAMRRRLAKGAKVAVKPLDLRGVEDVRELLSAYIRVLREAKRKEKAARLEKLLLDPAQHFRMVEPVSQQVEQGVSTE from the coding sequence ATGACCTGGAAGGAAGCCTACCCGGATATCCCCCTAGGCCAGGATGCCTGTGGCATCATCGCCATGGCGGAGAAAAGCGGCAAGCCCTCCCACCGCATCGTGCGGAGGACCCTGGAAAGCCTTTACCGCATGGCCCACCGGGCGGGGGCCATCCGAGGCGAGGGAGATGGGACCGGGATCCAAACCGACATCCCCCGGGAGCTGTGGGCCCGCTTCCTGGAGGAGGCGGGGCTCGATCCGGAGCTGGCCTTTAATCCCCGCTTCTTCGTGGGGCACTTTTTCCTGCCCAAAACCGAGGCGGGGCGCCTCGAGGAGTTCCAAGAGCTCCTGAGGCGGGAGGGCCAGCCCCTTGGGGTGCGGCCCGTGCACTTCCGCCTGGGGGAGGTGGTGAGCGAGGTGCTGGGCCCCGTGGGCCGTCGCACCGAGCCCCTCTTTGTGCAGGTGGCGGGGCTTAGCCCCGATGGGGATGCGCCCCTGTGGGAGCTGGGCCTGAGGCTCGAGGCCAGCTTCCCCGTCCACGTGGTTTCCCTCTCCACCTACAGCGTGGTCTATAAGGTGCGGGGGGCGGCGGAGCTTCTGAAGCGCTACTACCCCGAGCTTTCCCGCCCCGAGTTCAAAAGCGCCATCGCCCTGGGGCACAACCGTTACTCCACCAACACCCTCTCCACCTTCGAGCAGGTCCAGCCCTTTGGCCTTCTGGGCCACAACGGGGAGATCAACACCATCGAGCGCCTCCGGAGGGAGCTGGATTACCTGGGCATCCCCCGCACCGGGGGCTCGGACTCCCAGGACCTGAACCGCATGCTGGAGGGGCTCATCTACCGCTACGGGCTTTCCCTGCCCGAGGCCATGGACCTGGTCTTCCCCCCGGTCCTGGGGGAGGTGAAGGGGCTCGCTCCTGAGCTTCAGGACCTTTATCTGGCCCTGCGCCAGCGCTTTGGGCCTTTGGCCCAGGGGCCTGCCGCCATCGTGAGCCGCCACCGGGACGAGGCGGTCTTCGCCACCGACGCCATGGGCTTGAGGCCCCTCTGGCAGTTCGAAACGCCTTACGAGATCGTCTTCTCCTCCGAAAGGGGGGTTTTCAACGCCGAGGAGTTCGTGGCCGAGCCCAAGCCCCTGGCTCCCGGGGAGAAGGTTTACCTGCGCCTGACCCCGGAAGGGCCCAAGGTCTACCCCTTTGACCGCCACCAGCGCCTGGTGCTGGAGCGGATCGCCGCCCGCACCCCGGTGGCGGGGTACCGGGTCCACCTTGCGGGGCCCATCCGCCAGGCCCCGCCCCCCGTGGCCGGGGGGAGCGGGGTAGAGGTGGAGGAAAAGCCTGCTCCACCTCCCTTGGGCTTGGAGCGGGCCTTCGGCTGGGACCGGTGGGATGGAGCCTACCTCGAGGCCCTGGCCAAGACGGGCAACGAGCCCATCGGCTCCCTGGGCTACGACGGCCCCCTGGCCGCTTTGAACCCGGAGAAGCCCAACCTCTCCGAGTTCTTCAAGGAGACCGTGGCGGTGGTGACCAACCCCGCCATCGACCGCGAAAGGGAGATCGAACACTTCTCCACCCGCACCCTCCTGGGCCGCCGCCCCTTGCCCGACGGCCGGGGCGGGGGCAGGGTGGAGGAGCTTCTTTTGCCCATCGTCTTGGAGGAGGACCAGGGCCTGGCGGAGGCCTTCGGCACCCTGACCCTGGCCGAGGTCAAGGAGCGCTTCCAGACCCATACCCTGGTGCCCCAGTTCACCGTGGAGGAGGGCCTCCTCCTGGGGCTTAGGCGGCTGGAGGAGGAGGCGGTGCGGGCGGTGGAGGCGGGGGCCGAGGTCCTCATCCTCTCCGACCGGGAGGCTTTCCAAGGAGGGGTCTGGATCGATATCGGCCTGGCGGTGGCGGCGGTGAACCGGGCCCTCATGAAGCGGGACGCCGAGGGGATCGCCTTGAGGCGGCGCACCTCCCTCCTGGTGCACTCCGGAGGGGTGAGAAACCTTCACGACGTGGCCTTCCTCCTGGGCCTGGGGGCGGAGGCGGTGGCCCCTTGGCTTCTTGAGGACAAGGCCCGGGCCCTGGAGGGGAGGAAGGGGGTGGCCAATGTCCTCGAGGCCCTGCGCAAGGGTCTGGAGAAGGTCATCTCCACCATGGGCATCCACGAGCTAAGGGGCTACGGGAAGATCTTCAGCGCCCTCGGGCTCAAGCCGGAGCTGGCCGACTACTTCGGTACCCGGAACTTCCTGGGTTCGGAGACCGGAGGCTACGGCTTTTTGGAGCTGGAGCGCACCCTTTTGGAGCGGGAGGGCTTATTCCGGGCGGAGAAGGTCATGCCCGCCAAGGACTTCCGCTTCAACCCCCGGATCTACAAGGCGGCCCAGGAGGTGGCCAGCGGTCAGGCCCCCTACAGCCACTTCCAGGAAAAGGTCCGCTCCCTGGAGCGGGAAAGCCCGGTGGCGGCCAGGCAGCTTCTGGAGGTGCGCTTCCCGGAAAGGAGCGAGGTTTCCCCCGAGGAGGTGGACCTCTCCGTGGGGGGGCACTCCCTGCCCTTCCTCATCAGCGCCATGAGCTTCGGTTCGCAAGGGGAAGCCTCCTTCCGCGCCTATGTGGAGGCGGCCAAGCGCCTCAACATGCTCTGCATCAACGGGGAAGGTGGGGAGATCCCCGACATGCTGGGCCGGTACACCCACTGGCGGGGGCAGCAGGTGGCCAGTGGTCGGTTTGGCGTCCACGCCTACATGCTGAACTCCGCCACGGTCATCGAGATCAAGATCGGCCAGGGGGCCAAGCCGGGGGAGGGAGGGCACCTGCCGGGCAAAAAGGTTTCCCCCAAGGTGGCCGCCGCCCGCAACGCCGTGCCCGGGGTGGACCTCATCAGCCCCTCCAACAACCACGACCTCTACTCCATCGAGGACCTGGCCCAGCTCATCGAAGAGCTAAAGACGGTGAACCCCAAGGCCCTGGTTTCCGTGAAGGTGCCCGTCATCCCTGGGATCGGCACCATCGCCGTGGGGATCGCCAAGGCGGGAGCGGATGTGATCACCCTCTCAGGGTTTGAGGGGGGGACGGGGGCGGCCAGGCTCCACGCCCTCAAGTATGCGGGGCTTCCCGTGGAGATCGGGGTGCGGCGGGCCCACCGGGCCTTGGTGCGGGCGGGGCTTCGCGACCGGGTGGAGATCTGGGCGGATGGCGGCCTCAAGACCGCCTACGACGTCTTGCGCATGGTCCTCCTGGGGGCGGACCGGGTGGGCATGGCCACCATGGCCATGGTGGCCATCGGCTGCACCATCTGCCGGGGATGCCAGCTGGACACCTGCCACGTGGGCATCACCACCCAGATCGAGACGGTGGAGGAGGCTTTGGCCCACGGCCTCAAGCGCTTCGTGCCCCAGGACCTGGATCGGGCGGTGGAGCACCTCACCCGTTTCTTCGAGGCCAAGGGGGAGGCCCTGCGCGAGCTGGTGGCCGCTTTGGGGGCCCGCTCCCTTAAGGAGCTGAGGGGCCGGGTGGACCTCCTCTACCAGCGGGACCACCTAGAGGAGCTGGACCTTTCCTACTTCTTCCTGCCCGTGGAGGAGCCCGAGTGGCTTAAGGATACCTCGGCCCATGTGCTCAGGAAACCCTTGAACCAGCTCACCCGCACGGTCACCGAGGTGGTGATGGGGGCTTATGGGGAGGGAAGCCGCAAGCTGGTCTTCCAGGAGGGCCCGGTGAACTCCACCGACCGCGCCCTGGGGGCCCACCTGGCAGGGGAGATCGCAAGAAGGCGCCTTTACGGTAAGGGGTTTGACGCCGAGGTGGAGCTCCGCTTTGACGCGGGAAGCGTGGCCGGGAATGGCCTGGCGGCCTTCAACCTCGAGGGCATGAAGGTGGTGGTGGAAGGAGGTGCCCAGGACGGGGTGGCCAAGAGCGCTTTCGGGGGCACGGTGGCCATCCTCAAGGGCCGGAACCCCTACGGGGCCTACGTGGATGGCTCCGTGGGCAAGAGCTTCGCCTACGGGGCCATAGGGGGTCTCCTCATCGTGGAAGGGGTGGCGGATAGCCGCTTCTGCATCCGGCTTTCCGGGGCGGATGTGGTCCTGGGCGGGGAGCCGGAAAGGCCCCTGAGGGACGAGCTCGGCAACCTGGCCGCCCGGGCCCAGGCCAAGGGGTTTGCCTTTGAGTACATGACCCGGGGGCGGGCCTTGGTCCTGGGGGACCCTGGGCCCTGGATCTGCTCGGGCATGACCGGGGGGCGGGTCTACCTGCGCCACTGGCCGGAGATGGGCCTCACGGAGGAGGCCATGCGGCGCCGCCTGGCCAAGGGGGCCAAGGTGGCGGTGAAGCCTTTGGACCTCAGGGGGGTGGAGGACGTGCGGGAGCTCCTTTCCGCTTACATCCGCGTTCTCCGCGAGGCCAAGCGGAAGGAGAAGGCGGCCCGCCTGGAGAAGCTCCTTTTGGACCCCGCCCAGCACTTCCGCATGGTGGAGCCCGTGAGCCAGCAGGTGGAGCAGGGGGTGAGCACGGAGTAG
- a CDS encoding (Fe-S)-binding protein, with amino-acid sequence MRVALFITCLADQFYAEAGVATVRLLRALGVEVDFPEEQTCCGQPAFNAGHWNEARHLAQRTLGIFQDAEYVVLPSGSCASMVKNHYLELLPGDGEALRLSEKTYELSQFLVRVLGVTELGKGLQGKTIAYHHGCHALRELGVKEEPLLLLKNSGAEILPWEAAEECCGFGGLFSVKLPEVSLAMADRKISTLPKADALTSTDAGCLLHLTGRMGKQGRNMRVVPLATLLWEAYAG; translated from the coding sequence ATGCGGGTAGCCCTCTTCATCACCTGCCTGGCCGACCAGTTCTACGCGGAAGCGGGGGTGGCCACGGTACGCCTCCTGAGGGCTTTAGGGGTGGAGGTGGACTTCCCCGAGGAGCAGACCTGCTGCGGCCAGCCCGCCTTCAACGCCGGCCACTGGAACGAGGCCCGGCACCTGGCCCAGCGGACCCTAGGCATCTTCCAGGATGCCGAGTATGTGGTCCTGCCCTCAGGAAGCTGCGCCAGCATGGTGAAAAACCACTACCTCGAGCTCCTTCCCGGGGACGGGGAGGCCCTTAGGCTTTCGGAGAAGACCTACGAGCTATCCCAGTTCCTGGTGCGGGTGCTGGGGGTGACCGAGCTGGGGAAGGGGCTTCAGGGGAAAACCATAGCCTACCACCACGGCTGCCACGCCTTAAGGGAGCTTGGGGTCAAGGAGGAACCCCTCTTGCTCCTGAAAAACAGCGGGGCGGAGATCCTCCCCTGGGAGGCGGCGGAGGAGTGCTGCGGCTTTGGGGGGCTCTTCTCGGTGAAGCTTCCCGAGGTCTCCCTGGCCATGGCCGACCGCAAGATTTCCACCCTGCCCAAGGCGGATGCCCTCACCTCCACGGACGCCGGGTGCCTCCTCCACCTAACCGGGCGCATGGGCAAGCAGGGAAGGAACATGCGGGTGGTTCCCCTGGCCACCCTTCTATGGGAGGCGTATGCGGGTTAA
- the lepB gene encoding signal peptidase I, with translation MKAFWDYLFKEWFRQVGEALLVAFLVTTFVFTTVGVVGQSMFPTLQNGERVLVPKWETWLVRFGLMEWRRGEIAILKPPEGTPNATARFPILGFSFRAFFIKRIVAVPGDEVYVERGVVYINGKPLDERHITDRIAPWPDSFPGVCYKDGRMTRILTQQGDFPVELLPAYLKPLKEMLLPPSQEVLARSRLTEACEVGKIRLKKGYYFVMGDNRTLGGSEDSRTFGPVPQEAIAGRASFVWWPIFVRDEGGIRLNLRRLSPPPAYQVP, from the coding sequence ATGAAGGCGTTTTGGGACTATCTTTTCAAGGAGTGGTTCCGCCAGGTGGGAGAAGCCCTCCTGGTGGCGTTTTTGGTCACCACCTTTGTCTTCACCACCGTGGGGGTGGTGGGGCAGAGCATGTTTCCCACCCTGCAAAACGGGGAACGGGTCCTGGTGCCCAAGTGGGAAACCTGGTTGGTGCGCTTTGGTCTGATGGAGTGGCGAAGGGGGGAGATCGCCATCCTGAAACCTCCGGAGGGCACCCCAAACGCCACCGCCCGCTTTCCCATCCTGGGATTTAGCTTCAGGGCCTTCTTCATCAAGCGCATCGTGGCGGTGCCTGGGGACGAGGTCTATGTGGAGCGGGGGGTGGTGTACATCAACGGCAAGCCCCTGGACGAGAGGCACATCACCGACCGCATCGCCCCCTGGCCGGACTCCTTTCCCGGGGTCTGCTACAAGGACGGGCGCATGACCCGGATCCTCACCCAGCAAGGGGATTTCCCCGTGGAGCTTCTGCCCGCTTACCTGAAGCCTCTAAAAGAGATGCTTCTGCCCCCTTCCCAGGAGGTCCTGGCCCGAAGCCGCCTCACCGAGGCCTGCGAGGTGGGGAAAATCCGCCTCAAGAAGGGGTACTACTTCGTCATGGGGGATAACCGTACCCTGGGGGGTTCTGAGGACTCCCGCACCTTTGGCCCGGTGCCCCAGGAAGCCATCGCCGGCAGGGCCAGCTTCGTGTGGTGGCCCATCTTCGTACGGGACGAAGGGGGGATTCGCCTGAACCTGAGGAGGCTTTCCCCACCCCCCGCCTACCAGGTGCCCTGA